Proteins from a genomic interval of Verrucomicrobiota bacterium:
- the lpxK gene encoding tetraacyldisaccharide 4'-kinase, with the protein MREQFRAWTENLETFVLEVIFEQRRGKRAAIVRFTLFLLSKLFQVAVKLRHFLYSVRILRDHTLGVQVIAIGNLTVGGTGKTPVVEKFARELQDQGRTVAILSRGYRSKPPPLTKRFIDKLLFREDSTPPRVVSDGKSLLLDSETAGDEPYMLASNLKDVVVLVDKDRVKSGRYAIEKFGCDTLLLDDGFQYWKLKGRRRDIVLIDYQQPFGNEYMLPRGTLREPPSHLFRASTIFITKSDGNAVGLRKRIAQLNPNASIIECVHHPLYFEDVFTGERFGLEFLKNKRVAALSGIAQPESFEQSLVKLGNDLVYTKRFADHHRFSQQEILNVINRGKKRQAEVIVTTQKDAVRFPKLDRRDLPILFMRVEIKILKGAKDFQDCVRQICFR; encoded by the coding sequence ATGCGTGAGCAATTTCGAGCCTGGACGGAAAATCTCGAAACCTTCGTTCTGGAAGTCATCTTCGAGCAGCGGCGCGGCAAACGCGCGGCGATCGTCCGGTTTACCTTGTTCCTGCTCTCCAAACTCTTCCAGGTCGCGGTCAAACTCCGCCATTTTCTCTACAGCGTTCGCATCCTCCGCGACCATACGCTCGGCGTGCAGGTGATCGCGATTGGGAACCTCACCGTGGGCGGGACCGGCAAAACTCCCGTGGTCGAAAAGTTTGCCCGGGAACTGCAAGACCAGGGCCGCACCGTGGCGATTCTATCGCGCGGGTACCGTTCCAAGCCCCCGCCGTTAACGAAGCGTTTCATCGATAAGTTGCTCTTCCGCGAAGATAGCACGCCTCCGCGAGTTGTTTCCGACGGCAAATCGTTGCTGCTCGATTCGGAGACGGCTGGCGACGAACCCTACATGCTCGCGTCGAATCTCAAGGACGTCGTCGTTCTCGTGGACAAGGACCGGGTCAAGAGCGGGCGTTACGCGATCGAAAAATTCGGGTGCGACACCCTGCTCCTGGACGATGGTTTTCAATACTGGAAACTCAAAGGCCGGCGCCGGGACATTGTGCTCATCGACTATCAACAGCCGTTCGGGAACGAGTATATGCTGCCGCGCGGCACGCTGCGCGAACCGCCGTCGCACCTGTTTCGCGCCAGCACGATCTTCATCACGAAAAGCGACGGCAACGCCGTCGGCCTGCGCAAGCGAATCGCGCAGTTGAATCCGAACGCGAGCATCATCGAGTGCGTGCATCATCCGCTTTACTTCGAGGACGTATTCACCGGGGAACGTTTCGGATTGGAATTTCTGAAGAACAAACGCGTCGCCGCCTTGAGCGGCATTGCGCAACCGGAAAGCTTCGAGCAGTCACTGGTGAAGTTGGGAAACGATCTGGTTTATACGAAACGGTTCGCGGATCACCACCGCTTTTCCCAGCAGGAAATCCTTAACGTCATCAATCGAGGCAAGAAGCGCCAGGCGGAGGTCATCGTCACCACGCAGAAGGACGCCGTGCGCTTCCCCAAACTGGATCGGCGCGACTTGCCGATTCTTTTCATGCGCGTGGAAATCAAGATTCTGAAAGGCGCGAAGGATTTCCAGGACTGCGTCCGGCAGATTTGCTTTCGTTAA